From the genome of Amycolatopsis sp. NBC_01488, one region includes:
- a CDS encoding ferredoxin reductase family protein, whose translation MSTLLARRVAPPAVRAWWRDAAGLTAWLSVLFVVALWVSGRGLQDLGTDFFTSAGRLTGLLSADLLLLQVLLMARIPWVERSYGQDELVRRHRLTGFTSITLLAAHLVFITLGYAATDRSGVLGEAWDLVTTYPGMLLATAGTAALGMVAATSVRAARRRLRYESWHLLHLYAYLGAGLALPHQLWTGADFTASPVATAFWWTAYASAAGAVLVFRVGLPVWLNARHRLVVEQVVPEGRGVVSVYLRGRDLDRLPVTAGQFFVWRFAAGPGWTRGKPFSLSAAPDGYRLRITAKDLGPGSRRLATLRPGTPALFEGPYGRLTGTVRKGRKIALFASGIGITPLRALLDELPYRPGEAVLFQRAGRAADLLFRREIEDLAARRGIRIHPLLGRRSRDRASWLPAGYATVPDEQVLRHLVPGIAEHDVYVCGPDAWTHAVVESARRAGVPADRVHSERFGW comes from the coding sequence ATGTCCACCCTGCTCGCCCGCCGCGTGGCCCCGCCCGCGGTCCGCGCGTGGTGGCGCGACGCCGCCGGCTTGACGGCGTGGCTGAGCGTGCTGTTCGTGGTCGCGCTCTGGGTGTCCGGGCGCGGCCTGCAGGACCTCGGCACCGACTTCTTCACCTCGGCCGGACGGCTGACCGGGCTGCTGTCGGCGGACCTGCTGCTGCTCCAGGTGCTGCTGATGGCGCGCATCCCGTGGGTGGAACGCAGCTACGGCCAGGACGAGCTGGTCCGCCGGCACCGGCTGACCGGGTTCACCTCGATCACGCTGCTGGCCGCCCACCTGGTGTTCATCACGCTCGGCTACGCGGCGACCGACCGGTCCGGCGTCCTCGGTGAGGCGTGGGACCTGGTCACGACGTACCCGGGCATGCTGCTGGCGACGGCCGGGACCGCCGCGCTCGGCATGGTCGCCGCGACGTCGGTGCGCGCGGCCCGGCGGCGGCTGCGCTACGAGTCCTGGCACCTGCTGCACCTCTACGCCTACCTCGGCGCCGGCTTGGCCCTGCCGCACCAGCTGTGGACCGGCGCCGACTTCACCGCTTCCCCGGTCGCGACCGCGTTCTGGTGGACGGCCTACGCGTCGGCGGCGGGCGCCGTGCTCGTGTTCCGCGTCGGGCTGCCGGTGTGGCTCAACGCCCGGCACCGGCTGGTCGTGGAGCAGGTCGTGCCCGAGGGCCGCGGCGTGGTCTCGGTGTACCTGCGCGGGCGCGACCTCGACCGGCTTCCCGTGACGGCGGGCCAGTTCTTCGTCTGGCGGTTCGCGGCCGGCCCGGGCTGGACGCGGGGCAAGCCGTTTTCCCTCTCGGCCGCGCCGGACGGGTACCGGCTGCGGATCACGGCGAAGGACCTCGGGCCGGGCAGCCGCCGCCTCGCCACCCTGCGGCCCGGCACCCCCGCGCTGTTCGAAGGCCCGTACGGCCGCCTCACCGGTACTGTCCGAAAAGGACGGAAGATCGCGCTGTTCGCCTCCGGGATCGGCATCACGCCGCTGCGCGCCCTGCTGGACGAACTCCCCTACCGCCCCGGGGAAGCCGTGCTGTTCCAGCGCGCCGGCCGGGCAGCGGACCTGCTGTTCCGCCGGGAAATCGAAGATCTCGCCGCCCGGCGCGGGATCCGGATCCACCCGCTGCTCGGACGGCGTTCGCGCGACCGCGCGTCGTGGCTGCCCGCCGGGTACGCGACGGTGCCCGACGAGCAGGTGCTGCGCCACCTCGTGCCCGGCATCGCCGAACACGACGTCTACGTATGCGGGCCCGACGCCTGGACCCACGCGGTGGTCGAGAGCGCGCGCCGCGCCGGCGTCCCCGCCGACCGCGTCCACTCCGAACGGTTCGGCTGGTAG
- a CDS encoding HAMP domain-containing sensor histidine kinase — MNLRSKLAIAFAGVGAAAAILVGVLSYQAASQRIDAELDRSLLTTSAEVAAGATQVLAPSPVTRGPDDDDHDEAQPMVAQAIAPDGTVRPLGGRPVRLDVDDADRALAATGSLGDHRYWDFTAGRDDYRAITVALGPGRGAVELAIDVDESRNVLSELATRITGVSALVLFVAALAGWLLARQITRRLVRLTRVTEQVSDGRLDDLAVPTGGRDEVGRLATSFDRMLGRLADARADQERLVQDAAHELRTPLTSLRTNATVLRRFAELSPESRARLLDDVDGESRELTHLVDELVELATRRYEAEEAAPVGLGELVERAADRVRRRSGRAVTVTADASAVTGQAKALERAVANLLENAVKFAPEGPIEADVHDGRVQVLDRGPGIGADEAPRVFDRFHRADGARGLPGSGLGLAIVRDIALAHGGSVFAEPRPGGGAVVGFTVGADLLLPNSHPGHVDG, encoded by the coding sequence GTGAACCTGCGCAGCAAGCTCGCGATCGCGTTCGCCGGGGTCGGCGCGGCGGCGGCGATCCTCGTCGGGGTGCTCAGCTACCAGGCCGCCTCCCAGCGGATCGACGCCGAGCTCGACCGGTCGCTGCTCACGACATCGGCGGAGGTCGCGGCCGGGGCGACGCAGGTCCTGGCGCCGAGCCCGGTCACCCGCGGGCCCGATGACGACGACCACGACGAAGCCCAGCCGATGGTGGCCCAGGCGATCGCCCCGGACGGCACCGTCCGCCCGCTCGGCGGCCGCCCGGTGCGCCTCGACGTCGACGACGCCGACCGGGCGCTGGCCGCGACCGGCTCCCTCGGCGACCACCGCTACTGGGACTTCACCGCCGGCCGCGACGACTACCGGGCGATCACCGTGGCGCTCGGGCCCGGCCGCGGCGCCGTCGAGCTCGCCATCGACGTCGACGAGTCCCGGAACGTGCTGAGCGAGCTGGCCACCCGCATCACCGGCGTCAGCGCCCTGGTCCTGTTCGTCGCGGCCCTGGCCGGCTGGCTGCTGGCCCGCCAGATCACCCGGCGGCTGGTCCGGCTGACCCGGGTGACCGAGCAGGTCAGCGACGGCCGCCTCGACGACCTGGCCGTGCCGACCGGCGGCCGCGACGAGGTCGGGCGGCTCGCGACGTCGTTCGACCGGATGCTCGGCCGGCTCGCCGACGCCCGGGCCGACCAGGAACGCCTGGTCCAGGACGCCGCGCACGAGCTGCGGACGCCGCTGACCAGCCTGCGCACCAACGCCACCGTCCTGCGCCGGTTCGCCGAGCTGAGCCCCGAGTCGCGCGCCCGCCTGCTCGACGACGTCGACGGGGAGAGCCGCGAGCTGACCCACCTCGTCGACGAGCTGGTCGAGCTGGCCACCCGCCGCTACGAGGCCGAGGAGGCGGCGCCGGTCGGGCTGGGCGAGCTCGTGGAGCGCGCGGCCGACCGCGTCCGGCGCCGGTCGGGGCGCGCCGTCACCGTCACCGCCGACGCGTCCGCGGTGACCGGTCAGGCGAAGGCGCTGGAGCGCGCGGTGGCGAACCTGCTGGAGAACGCCGTGAAGTTCGCGCCCGAGGGCCCGATCGAAGCCGACGTCCACGACGGACGGGTGCAGGTGCTCGACCGCGGCCCGGGCATCGGGGCCGACGAAGCGCCCCGGGTGTTCGACCGCTTCCACCGCGCGGACGGCGCCCGCGGCCTGCCCGGTTCCGGCCTCGGGCTGGCCATCGTGCGGGACATCGCCCTGGCCCACGGCGGCAGCGTGTTCGCCGAGCCGCGGCCGGGTGGCGGCGCGGTGGTCGGGTTCACCGTCGGTGCCGATCTTCTCTTACCGAACTCTCACCCTGGTCACGTCGACGGCTAA
- a CDS encoding response regulator transcription factor produces the protein MAAMPHRVLLADDDRAIRESLVRALDLEGYRVTEVTDGVSALATARRDGFDVLILDVMMPGVDGLGVCRVLRAEGDQTPILMLTARVETPDRVAGLDAGADDYLPKPFELDELLARLRALLRRTSAEPDARRTLRLGELAVDPAARRVWWQGTEITLSKTEFDLLELLVRNAGIVLDRSTIYQRIWGYEFGADSKNLAVYIGYLRRKLDQAGATELIHTVRGIGYSVRPA, from the coding sequence ATGGCGGCCATGCCGCACCGTGTCCTGCTCGCCGACGACGACCGTGCCATCCGCGAGTCGCTCGTCCGGGCCCTCGACCTCGAGGGCTACCGGGTCACCGAGGTGACCGACGGTGTCAGCGCGCTGGCCACCGCCCGCCGCGACGGCTTCGACGTGCTGATCCTCGACGTCATGATGCCCGGCGTCGACGGCCTCGGCGTGTGCCGCGTGCTCCGCGCCGAAGGCGACCAGACGCCGATCCTCATGCTCACCGCACGGGTCGAAACCCCCGATCGGGTGGCCGGGCTGGACGCCGGGGCCGACGACTACCTGCCCAAGCCGTTCGAGCTGGACGAGCTCCTCGCCCGGCTGCGCGCCCTGCTGCGCCGCACGTCGGCGGAACCCGATGCGCGCCGGACGCTCCGGCTGGGCGAGCTCGCCGTCGACCCGGCGGCGCGGCGGGTGTGGTGGCAGGGCACCGAGATCACGCTGTCCAAGACCGAGTTCGACCTGCTGGAACTGCTCGTGCGCAACGCCGGGATCGTGCTCGACCGCAGCACGATCTACCAGCGCATCTGGGGCTACGAGTTCGGCGCGGACTCCAAGAACCTGGCCGTCTACATCGGCTACCTGCGGCGCAAGCTCGACCAGGCCGGCGCCACCGAGCTGATCCACACCGTCCGCGGCATCGGCTACTCGGTGCGGCCGGCGTGA
- a CDS encoding FMN-binding protein, protein MRRIAIAFAATVSVVVLLFSYRTSTDANPVAAGRPLGRTQPSHTAAPPTASGTAGAGTAGAGTFTGDAADTRYGPVQVQITVSGGKITDAQAVQYPQESGRDVRINSSAVPELNQEALQAQSAQIDTVSGATYTSEGYQQSLQSALDQAGR, encoded by the coding sequence ATGCGCAGGATCGCCATCGCCTTCGCGGCGACGGTCTCGGTCGTCGTGCTGCTGTTCAGCTACCGCACCAGCACCGACGCGAACCCGGTCGCCGCCGGCCGCCCGCTCGGGCGCACCCAGCCGTCCCACACCGCGGCGCCGCCGACGGCTTCCGGCACGGCGGGTGCCGGCACGGCGGGTGCCGGGACCTTCACCGGAGACGCCGCCGACACCCGCTACGGGCCGGTCCAGGTGCAGATCACCGTCAGCGGCGGCAAGATCACCGACGCGCAGGCCGTCCAGTACCCCCAGGAAAGCGGCCGTGACGTCCGGATCAACTCCTCGGCCGTGCCGGAGCTGAACCAGGAGGCACTGCAGGCGCAGAGCGCGCAGATCGACACCGTCAGCGGCGCCACCTACACCTCCGAGGGCTACCAGCAGTCGCTGCAGTCGGCACTCGACCAGGCCGGCCGGTGA
- a CDS encoding 2,3-dihydroxyphenylpropionate 1,2-dioxygenase — protein MAVIAGFAGMSHSPFATLLPPPPEGGPGARFLADASRARRAVEALAPDAIVVIGPDHFHGNFYDVMPPFVLGVEHAVGFGDFGSTEGPLPVDGSLAWSVHTGLTEAGFDVSLSYSLTVDHGIVQTYEMLTGGTTLPMVPVVVNTAAPPLPTLRRCVAVGQALRTALRSADFPGRVLVAASGGLSHWLPSNDPREVAGERRESLIHGRADVRAFAAAREPRVRAMGGDPGARVNTEWDRWFLDRLTADDAESVAGLGHEKLEALAGSGGHEVRCWLIGQVAAGRPLRWTSYEPVPEWITGMGIGTTFPVP, from the coding sequence ATGGCCGTGATCGCCGGGTTCGCCGGCATGTCCCACAGCCCGTTCGCGACGCTGCTGCCCCCGCCGCCCGAGGGCGGCCCGGGCGCGCGGTTCCTCGCCGACGCTTCGCGGGCCCGCCGCGCGGTGGAGGCCCTCGCCCCGGACGCGATCGTCGTCATCGGCCCCGACCACTTCCACGGCAACTTCTACGACGTGATGCCGCCGTTCGTGCTGGGCGTCGAGCACGCGGTGGGGTTCGGCGACTTCGGCAGCACGGAAGGCCCGCTGCCGGTCGACGGCTCACTGGCGTGGTCCGTCCACACCGGACTGACCGAGGCGGGGTTCGACGTGTCGCTGTCGTATTCGCTGACCGTCGACCACGGGATCGTCCAGACCTACGAGATGCTCACCGGCGGCACGACGCTGCCGATGGTGCCGGTGGTCGTCAACACGGCCGCGCCGCCACTGCCCACCTTGCGGCGATGTGTCGCGGTGGGACAGGCGTTGAGGACGGCGCTGCGGTCGGCGGACTTCCCCGGCCGGGTGCTGGTGGCGGCGAGCGGCGGGCTGTCGCACTGGCTGCCGTCGAACGACCCCCGCGAAGTGGCGGGCGAACGCCGCGAGTCCCTGATCCACGGCCGCGCGGACGTCCGCGCGTTCGCGGCGGCCCGCGAACCCCGCGTCCGCGCCATGGGCGGCGACCCGGGCGCGCGGGTGAACACGGAGTGGGACCGGTGGTTCCTCGACCGCCTGACCGCCGACGACGCGGAATCGGTGGCCGGCCTCGGCCACGAGAAGCTGGAAGCCCTGGCCGGCAGCGGCGGCCACGAGGTGCGCTGCTGGCTGATCGGCCAGGTCGCGGCGGGGCGGCCGCTGAGGTGGACGAGCTACGAGCCGGTCCCCGAGTGGATCACCGGCATGGGCATCGGCACCACGTTCCCGGTGCCCTGA
- a CDS encoding alpha/beta fold hydrolase yields the protein MTEPIPDHVSIWGELSRLEHTLRYVDVPLDGRPVRTRVLQAGTGPDLVLLHGTGGHLEAYARDLAGLAADFRVTAYDMVGHGWSDLPDRPYTIDVLSAHLVSLLDALGIGRAHLSGESLGGWVVAWTAAHHPDRVDRLVLNTPGNIANKPEVMARMRDSTMAAVLDPSDETVRRRVEFLFHHKEMVTDELVNLRRRVYSRPGFVRAIGNTLVLQDPEVRKDFAWDPAWVSRVKAPTLLLWTSHDPTGGLDEADLLLGWLPDALLHVIDDAGHWPQWEKVSEFLDVHRTWLLTGKDPS from the coding sequence GTGACCGAGCCGATCCCCGACCACGTGAGCATCTGGGGCGAGCTGAGCCGGCTCGAGCACACGCTGCGCTACGTCGACGTGCCGCTGGACGGGCGTCCCGTGCGGACGCGGGTCCTGCAGGCGGGCACCGGGCCCGACCTGGTGCTGCTGCACGGGACCGGCGGGCACCTCGAGGCCTACGCCCGCGACCTGGCCGGCCTCGCGGCCGACTTCCGCGTCACGGCCTACGACATGGTCGGCCACGGCTGGTCGGACCTGCCCGACCGGCCCTACACGATCGACGTCCTGTCCGCGCACCTGGTGTCCCTTTTGGACGCTCTCGGCATCGGGCGCGCCCACCTGTCCGGCGAGTCGCTCGGCGGCTGGGTGGTCGCCTGGACCGCCGCGCACCACCCGGACCGCGTGGACCGGTTGGTGCTCAACACGCCCGGCAACATCGCGAACAAGCCCGAGGTGATGGCGCGGATGCGGGACAGCACGATGGCCGCGGTGCTCGACCCGAGCGACGAGACCGTGCGCCGTCGCGTCGAGTTCCTGTTCCACCACAAGGAGATGGTGACCGACGAGCTGGTCAACCTGCGTCGCCGGGTCTACTCGCGACCTGGGTTCGTCCGGGCGATCGGCAACACGCTCGTGCTGCAGGATCCCGAGGTGCGCAAGGACTTCGCGTGGGATCCGGCGTGGGTTTCCCGCGTCAAGGCGCCGACCTTGCTGCTGTGGACCAGCCACGACCCCACCGGCGGGCTCGACGAAGCGGACCTGCTGCTCGGCTGGCTGCCCGACGCGCTGCTGCACGTCATCGACGACGCCGGGCACTGGCCGCAGTGGGAGAAGGTCTCCGAGTTCCTCGACGTCCACCGCACCTGGCTGCTGACCGGGAAGGACCCGTCCTGA